In Natronococcus sp. AD-5, the genomic window GTAAAGGCGATCGTGCAACGGTACTGGAACGGGCGCGCCGAATCGCACGACGACGTCGGCATCTCCGGCGTACACACCGACGATCAGCGCGAAGCGTGGCTGTCCGTTCTACGGACGTGGACCGGAGACGGATCGAATCGCGTCCTCGACCTCGGGTGCGGAACGGAGACGATCTCGCTGCTACTGGCGGAGTTCGGACGCGACGTCACGGGCGTCGACATCCCCGGGTGAAGCGTCGCCGTCGAAATCCGGCGACCGGTTCCCTCAATCGCCGTTCAGTGTTATCGACTCGAGCCCGTACCGCGCTTCTGTCGGATGGGGTTCGTAGCCGCTTACCTCGGCCGTGGTCGCGACGACGTTCGTGTAGTTGGTCAAGACCGCGATCGGAGCTTCCTCATAGACGATCGACTGAACCTCGTGATAGCGTTCCAGACGCGCGTCGCGCTCGTCGAGTTCGCGTGCCGCTTCCAGTAGCGTATCGACGCGGTCGTTTTCGTAGCCGTGATGTAACGATGCGGCCGTCGAATGGTACATCTCCGTGAGCCGGTCGGGATCGGGATACCACAACGTCCCCCACGACGTGAGATACGTGTCGAATGTCTCCTGTTCGACCCAGTCGACCATCGTGGCGTAGTCCATCGTCGTCACGTCGACGTCGATCCCGACCGTGGCGAGGTGGTCCTGAATCACTTCAGCGACGAGGGGGAGATCCCTCGCATCAAACGTAAGACACTCGATAGCGAGTTCCGAGCCGTCGCGAGTGCGGACCTCGTCGCCGTGCGTCCAGCCGGCATCCGAAAGCAGCGCGCGAGCGCGATCGGGGTCGTACGGATCGGTCTCGAGATCAGGATTCGCCCACTCCGTAAGCTCCGGCGAGAGCGGTCCGACGGCGGGATCGTCGATTCCGGCGAGAATCGATTCGGTGATCGCCTCGCGGTCGATCGCGTGGGAGACCGCCTGCCGAACTCGTTTATCGGCGAACGGTTCCGATCGGGTATCGAACGTGAGGAATCGGATTCGGGGAATTTCAGGCGTGTAAACGTCGATACCGTCGGCCGATTCGAGCGGTTCGACCGTCTCATTCGGGAGCATTCGCGCCATCTCGATTTCTCCGTTTTCGAGCTTCATTCGCCGGGTCTGGTCATCGTCGACGACTTCGTAACGAACGGTTTCGAAGCCGGGCAGGTTTCCGTGGTAGTCGTCGTGACGAACGAGGTGCAGTTCGGACTCCGGATGGAACTCATCGACAGCGAACGGACCGGTACCGATCGGCTCGTCGATCACCCCGTCCGAACCGATGTTGTCGGGACTGAGAATTGCCGCCTCGTTGCGCGAGAGGTGCGCTGGAAGCGGCGAGAACGGCGTCTCCGTCTCGATGGCGACGGTAGTCGTATCGACCGCATCGACGGTCTCGATCGGGACGTCTTCGAACGCGGCCGACTCGGTAGTGCGCCGGAGCGACGTTACGGTTGCCGCCGCGTCGAGCAATTCGCCGTCGTGAAAGCTGACGTCCTCTCGAAGGACGAACTCCCAGCGATGGTCGTCGAGCCGATTCCACTCGGTCGCGAGGCCGGCGACCGGATTCGCGTCGTAGTCGACGTCCACCAGCGCCTCGGTGATCCCGAGTCGACGAGTCTGGTCACCACTGTCGAGGGGATCCCGATTCGGTGCCCATCTACCGCCGATGCGGAAGTCGGTTCCGTCGTCGGGATCGTTCGAGAAGCAGCCGGCGACGGCGAACGCCGCCGTTCCGAGCGTCGCTTGCAGTGCGGTTCGTCGGTCCATCGTAACGTAGTCGTGTTCCGTCATTCGGATTCGAGGTGGTCGGTGGTCTCAGTCGGCAATTCGTCGGCCGCGTCGGCGTGACGTTCGTCCGCGCTACCGCCGGGATCGATCCCGGCGGAGTCGTGATTCCCGTCGCCCGGCTTCGAACCGCCCGGATCGTCGGACCGCTCGTCGGCGTACAAACACCGCGAACGAGCGTCTCCGACGGCTTCGAGGGCGGGATCGATCCTCGAACAGTCGTCTTCGGCGATCGGACAGCGAGGGTGGAACGCGCAGCCCGACGGCGGATCGGCGGGATCCGGCGGATCCGCCGCGAGCGCCGCCTCGAGTCGGTCCGCGCCGTCGAGGCCGGGAGCCGCATTCAACAACGTCCGCGTGTACGGATGCGTTGGACTCGAGAGCGTCGCGTGGGCCGGACCGGTTTCGACGAGCCGGCCGCAGTACATCACCGCGACACGGTCGGCGACGTGGCGAACGGCGTCGAGATCGTGCGAGACGTACAGGTACGCGAGTCCGAGTTCCTCCTGGAGCTCCGCGAGGAGGTTGAGCACCGTCGCCTGGATCGAGACGTCGAGTGCGGCCGTCGGTTCGTCCAACACGAGCACCGACGGCTCCAGCGCGAGCGCCCGGCCGATCGCGACCCGCTGGCGCTGGCCGCCCGAGAGCTGCCGCGGGTAACGGTCGCCCGCGTCGGCGGGGAGTCCGACCTGCGAGAGTAGCTCAGCGACGCGGTCGGCGCGTCGCGACGCCAACCAGCCCGCCTCGACGAGCGGCTCCTCGATCGATTCGGCGACGGTCCGCTTCGGGTTCAGGCTCGCGCCCGGGTGCTGAAAGACGACGCCGATTTCGGCCAGCTGCTCGGCCGTCCGCGCATCGACGCTCCCGACCCGCCGGCCGCGGAGGCGAACGGTTCCGTCGTCGGGGGCTTCGAGTCCCGCGATCAGTTCCGCGAGCGTCGATTTGCCGCAGCCGCTCTCGCCGACCAAGCCGACGGTCTCGCCGGGCCGAAGTTCGAGCGAGACGCCCCTGACGGCCGGGACCCGATCGTCAGCGCCGAGGAGGCGATCGAGCAGCGCGTCGGACGCCCGAAACGACTTCGTGACGTCCTCGAGTTCGACGATCGGCGGCTCTGCCGCGTCCGAATCCGCCGTCGCGTTCTCCGGGAGCGTCTCAGCTGCGGACGCGAGCGCGAACGCGTCCG contains:
- a CDS encoding ABC transporter substrate-binding protein; its protein translation is MTEHDYVTMDRRTALQATLGTAAFAVAGCFSNDPDDGTDFRIGGRWAPNRDPLDSGDQTRRLGITEALVDVDYDANPVAGLATEWNRLDDHRWEFVLREDVSFHDGELLDAAATVTSLRRTTESAAFEDVPIETVDAVDTTTVAIETETPFSPLPAHLSRNEAAILSPDNIGSDGVIDEPIGTGPFAVDEFHPESELHLVRHDDYHGNLPGFETVRYEVVDDDQTRRMKLENGEIEMARMLPNETVEPLESADGIDVYTPEIPRIRFLTFDTRSEPFADKRVRQAVSHAIDREAITESILAGIDDPAVGPLSPELTEWANPDLETDPYDPDRARALLSDAGWTHGDEVRTRDGSELAIECLTFDARDLPLVAEVIQDHLATVGIDVDVTTMDYATMVDWVEQETFDTYLTSWGTLWYPDPDRLTEMYHSTAASLHHGYENDRVDTLLEAARELDERDARLERYHEVQSIVYEEAPIAVLTNYTNVVATTAEVSGYEPHPTEARYGLESITLNGD
- a CDS encoding dipeptide ABC transporter ATP-binding protein; this encodes MSDALEIDDLHVRFDAGSETIHAVNGASFEIAPGEVVGLVGESGCGKSVTARSIVRLEPPGEIVEGSIRYGDRDLTAADDRTLRRLRGRELAVVFQDPSTSLNPVYPIGEQIAEALRIHRDPDKQPFFRELALGASSRVRSSKRRSDVLDLMDDVGIPRPAERIDAYPHQFSGGMRQRAMLAIALARRPSLLIADEPTTALDATTRTAILERLADLNEKRGMGMLVISHDFGVVSSLCDRIVVMYDGVVVERGPTAKLRSDPAHPYTKALLGCLPRRADPQSRLPTVPGTPPDGSAPPAGCAFADRCPFAADDCRKSDPPAVSVGADRAVRCSVREAREASIETMRDERTGGRSERPTTPSALAVDGGTDAFALASAAETLPENATADSDAAEPPIVELEDVTKSFRASDALLDRLLGADDRVPAVRGVSLELRPGETVGLVGESGCGKSTLAELIAGLEAPDDGTVRLRGRRVGSVDARTAEQLAEIGVVFQHPGASLNPKRTVAESIEEPLVEAGWLASRRADRVAELLSQVGLPADAGDRYPRQLSGGQRQRVAIGRALALEPSVLVLDEPTAALDVSIQATVLNLLAELQEELGLAYLYVSHDLDAVRHVADRVAVMYCGRLVETGPAHATLSSPTHPYTRTLLNAAPGLDGADRLEAALAADPPDPADPPSGCAFHPRCPIAEDDCSRIDPALEAVGDARSRCLYADERSDDPGGSKPGDGNHDSAGIDPGGSADERHADAADELPTETTDHLESE